The following proteins come from a genomic window of Halomarina ordinaria:
- a CDS encoding glycosyltransferase encodes MSAGGERVTVVFFRTGYDSLGGGSKMLLRLLERLDRERFEPVLLTQREDGVARRAREAGVEVRVVPYRGVLDTYDGGLLDAGPRRVPRLGFRILQFNAEARDVFARADVLWCNGLRTYLTALPASLAGSAPVVWNIGLLRESTGAVRHLNRLALATTDYAFIESRRQARRGFTAAQYRAYREKLVVFHKGIDTEEFDPRRVEAGGVEASGADEGATGGADERASSSGWVDEWSVGQGEGDRPLRVGTAALINPRKGLDDLLAAARLLAESRDDVVFAVAGAPARPEDEAHLADLLAQREAYGLTERVSFLGWVEDVPSYLAGLDVFVLPSHNEGIPGAVREASAMELPVVATDVGGTADVVADGVTGLLVDPGEPADLAAAVERLLSNPDERRAMGERGRRRIVESFSLRSYVADYESFLARVA; translated from the coding sequence ATGAGCGCCGGCGGCGAGCGCGTCACGGTCGTCTTCTTTCGCACCGGGTACGACTCGCTCGGCGGCGGGTCGAAGATGCTCCTGCGCCTGCTCGAGCGCCTCGACCGCGAGCGGTTCGAGCCGGTGCTGTTGACCCAGCGCGAGGACGGCGTGGCGCGTCGCGCTCGCGAGGCCGGCGTCGAGGTGCGCGTCGTCCCCTACCGGGGGGTGCTCGACACGTACGACGGCGGATTGCTGGACGCCGGGCCGAGGCGCGTGCCACGGCTGGGGTTCAGGATACTCCAGTTCAACGCCGAGGCGCGCGACGTCTTCGCCCGCGCCGACGTGCTCTGGTGTAACGGCCTGCGGACGTACCTGACCGCCCTCCCGGCCTCGCTGGCGGGGTCGGCACCCGTGGTCTGGAACATCGGCCTCCTGCGCGAGTCGACGGGGGCGGTTCGCCACCTCAACCGCCTCGCGCTCGCGACGACCGACTACGCGTTCATCGAGTCGCGCCGACAGGCGCGACGGGGGTTCACGGCGGCGCAGTACCGCGCGTACCGCGAGAAGCTCGTCGTCTTCCACAAGGGTATCGACACCGAGGAGTTCGACCCGCGGCGGGTCGAGGCCGGTGGGGTGGAGGCGAGCGGGGCCGACGAGGGGGCGACCGGCGGGGCGGACGAGCGCGCGTCGTCGTCCGGGTGGGTCGACGAGTGGAGCGTCGGCCAGGGTGAGGGCGACCGGCCGCTCCGCGTCGGCACCGCCGCCCTCATCAACCCGCGGAAGGGGCTCGACGACCTCCTCGCCGCGGCCCGCCTCCTCGCCGAGTCGCGCGACGACGTCGTCTTCGCCGTCGCCGGGGCGCCTGCCCGACCGGAGGACGAGGCGCACCTGGCGGACCTGCTCGCGCAGCGCGAGGCCTACGGCCTCACCGAGCGGGTCTCCTTCCTCGGCTGGGTCGAGGACGTCCCGTCGTACCTCGCCGGTCTCGACGTCTTCGTCCTCCCCTCGCACAACGAGGGCATCCCGGGGGCGGTCCGGGAGGCGTCGGCGATGGAACTCCCGGTGGTCGCGACGGACGTCGGCGGGACGGCGGACGTCGTCGCAGACGGCGTCACCGGCCTGCTGGTCGACCCCGGCGAGCCGGCGGACCTGGCGGCGGCCGTCGAGCGCCTGCTCTCGAACCCCGACGAGCGACGGGCGATGGGCGAGCGTGGGCGGCGTCGAATCGTCGAGTCGTTCTCGCTGCGCTCGTACGTCGCCGACTACGAGTCGTTCCTCGCGCGCGTCGCCTGA